GGAAAATATGTTATTATGTATCTACACATGCATTTTGTAGTAAAAAGCCACCTGTCCTGCAAATACTGGGTGGCTTTTTATTTTGTATATATTAAAAATAGATAATTAATCATTTATATTAATTTCTTCTAATTTATTTAATAACTGGTCTACAAATTGACTAATCAAAATCGTATGATCGCTAGTAAACCCTTCTTCTAACCATATTTCAATCATAAGTTCCCTCGCTGCTTCTATATCTACAAGTAGAGCCTTTCTTAACATACTGTTGTATCTGTATCTTTGCAATTATGTACTCACCTATTTCCCTAAGTTGTTAAGTCTTCATTTAACAATAACTGGATTTTTTCCATATAATAATAATTCTTCTTGTAAGATCCAATTGAGAGAGTAGAATAACGGTTTTAGGGTTTGAATGGTTAAGTTTTTATACTTAATACATTTTTTAATTCATGAATTTATGGAAAGTAATGGAGTTTGTAAAAGTATACCTTTACGGACTTTTGTTTTATATAAGAAATCTAGCATTTTTACCGTTCGTTTATGTTGAAAAATAAATTATGAACGTCCTCTAAAAACCATACATTTTTACGAACGATTTTAGTAGACTAATAGGAAAAGAAACGTAAAAGGAGTATAGAAATGGGAAAACTTTAGAGTTTTTATTGAATAAAGAACCTTTGTTCTTATATAATGTAGAGAACAAACGTTCTTTATTTGAGGAGTTTTTTCAATGGATGATGGGCAGCT
This sequence is a window from Priestia aryabhattai. Protein-coding genes within it:
- a CDS encoding aspartyl-phosphate phosphatase Spo0E family protein, whose translation is MQRYRYNSMLRKALLVDIEAARELMIEIWLEEGFTSDHTILISQFVDQLLNKLEEININD